CTGATAACAGGATACAACGAGCATGTTGCGGGCACTTTATCGTCGCGGTTACTAGCAACCAATCTGGCAACATTGCGGCAGTTCATAGCGTACCGTTTTGTTAAACCGTGCCCTATATGCGTTTGTACAATCGGACAAGCATAGATTTGATTATATAGTCACGCCTGGGTCGCGTCAACAAAGGCCAGCTAAGCCTCACCATTGACGCAACCCTGTGACCGTTCCATCATGGTCGTATGCACAGGGTGTTTTGCATACCACTCTTCATCATTCTAAGGCATGTTTTTAGCCTGAACAATTGATAATAGACGACAATAGCGAATGAGGAACACCGATGCTTGTAGGTAAATGGTCACGCTGGTGGCTTATCACACTGATGATCGGCATCATAAGCACAGGCTCCATGTTGTTGATGACACAGGCACAAACGCCAATCTCGATACCCACTCAGACACCGGTTTCAACATCAACGCCTGTACCAGGCGCTATCGGCCCAACAGATTATGACGCCAACATCAACCCGCTGACCGGATTGGCTGTAGAAGACCCATCTGTGTTGCAGCGCCGCCCTATCATCGTCAAGGTATCGAACTCCCCTGCGCTCGTCAGGCCGCAATCCGGCATTGGCGAAGCAGATATCGCTTTTGAACATTATACAGAAGCAGGCGTGACACGCTTTTCCGGCGTATTTTATAGCCACACCCCGCAGCGCGTCGGCAGCATCCGCAGCGCCCGTCTGATCGACTATGAGTTGGTGCCCATGTACCAGGGGTTGCTGGCATTCGCTGGGGCCAGCATTGGGGTGGATAAACGTATATACGGCTCGGAGTATGTACAAGCTTTTATGTGCCAGGTCAGCGACGACCCGGAACAATGCTATGCGAATGTGGATGCAGTTGGGCCTGCCGGGTACGTAGCACCCTCAGATTTTGCTGAGCGCGCGTATAAAGGCGTGCTCTATGGGCCACCTTATTTCTACCGAGATCAGGCCATTCCCATTCCGCATAACCTCTTCGCCAACCTGGACGCCCTGTGGCAGCTCGCCATAGAAGATGGCAATGACCAGACACCTGAGTTATCGGGCTTGGCTTTCCATGAAACGCCACAAGGCACGCCAACAGGCAGCGGTATCTATGCCCAGGTGCGCTATCGCACAACCCTGGTCGAATGGCATTATGACCCTGAGACGGGGCGATACTACCGCAGCAGCGATGGTGAACCGCATTATGACGCCAATACCGAGCAGCAAATCAGCGCCGCTAACGTAATTATCGTCTACGCTGGGCACTATCTGACGGATATTGTGGAAAGCCAATGGGAAGATACTATTCATTGGAGCGTGCAGATTACCGTCTGGCCGGAAGGCGATGCCGTGATTTTGCGGGATGGCGTCCGCTACGAAGGCCGCTGGCTGCGCCCCACTCGTGACGACCTGATGACTTTCCAGACCAGCGAAGGCAATATTCTCTATCTCAAGCCAGGGAACACCTGGGTGCAGCTTGTCCCCCTGCCAGATCAAATGGACCCGGAAACAGAGTGGGTCAACATCGGCTAGGGAGCCTGGGTGCCAAATAGTTTAACGCAGAGAATCAGAGTCACAGAGGATTTTTGCCCGTTTACCATTTTAGTCGCTTGAGTGGACCTGGCTTTTGGCTAGCCGGGTCACTTCAGTGTACGATGGCACTGTGGTTCTGATCCTATGCCCCTCTGTGTTTATCTCTTCAGCGTTTATCTCTTCAGCCCGATGTAAAACTCAGCATCCCCTCATGGAATCGTTTATAATCGGGGAAGGTTCGTAAGTCGGGTCAGGGGACGGCATGGCAATTCGTATTGTGGAACAGGGGATTCAGGCCATTCAGGGCGGCCAACAGGTCGAAGGTGCGCGTTTGCTACGTATCGCCCTCAAAGAAGATGGCATGGATGCCCGATTGCGTGCAACAGCCCTGATGTGGTTGGCAGAAACCAACGAGGACGTCAGCTTTAAGATTGACTGCTACCGCAAAGCCATCACAGCCGACCCAGATAACCCCGATGTTCAGCAGCGCCTGAGCTATTGGCTGAGCCGCCAGTTGCCCAACAATCAGCCGCAGCAGCCATCCCAGGCCAATTATCAGCAGCCAACGCCCCCGCCAACCATGCCACCCGGCATGGTCCCGCCGGGCATGGCGCCACCCGCAACAATGCCCAACTCAACAGTGCCCTCTGCGCAGGCCCTCAATGTGGGGCAGCAAGGCACAACCCCAAACCAGGGAGCAATGCCTATCCAGGGTCAGCAGCGCGTGGTTGGTGTGCTGGGTGGGCCTTTCGGTGATGGCAGCGGCTTCTTCGTCACACGGGATGGCCTTGTCGCGACGACACGTGCCGTTGTAGGTGGGCAATCACGGATGAATATTGATCTCATATCAGGCCATCGACTGGTTGGCGAAGTCGTCCGTTCATTCCCGGAGCACGATGTCGCGCTGATTAAAGTCAACGCGGCCCTGGGGCAAATCCCGACGGTATCGCCATCACCATTTGTCCCAGAAAGTACGCCTATCGTGCTCATGATGCATGGTGGCAAAGGCATTCGCAGCCAGCGCCGCAGCACCCGCGATGAAAGCACGCCCCATTGGTTCCCGACGCTCGTCAAACGTGCGGAAATTGATGCAGGCGGTGACCCCATCTACGATGAACGTAACCTGTTGATCGGCATGGCGACCCGCAACACAAGCCGTACCAATGACTATATTTACGGGCTGCACATCAGCTTGGTATTCCAGTGTGTGGAGCAGTACACCTACGAATTGCAGCAGACACAGGGCCAGCGTACCACTTACTGCGCCCAATGTGGGCATATCAGCCGGGCACCCCAATACAGCGCCTTCTACTGTGAGACGTGCGGCAGCGTCTTACCTGCCTCAAAAGATGTGACGCGCTACCCACAGACCAATACCGACGCCCTCTATCAAGAGAATATGCACCGCCCCTGCATCAAGTGTCAGGCCCAGGTTGGCTATTATGACAGCCGCTGCTTGCGCTGTGGGCACGATATGAACGAACCTGTCCAGTCTAATCAGGGGTGGCAACGTTAAGGATTTCATTACGCGCAGTAAACAGCCATAATGTCCTTTGAACACTGAAAAAGGGAGTTAGTGCGATGTTCAATCGAGGCCGTGGACGTGGTGCCAGCCTGGACCAGCATGCCACGAACGTGGAGCGCATCCTGTCATCCATTGGGGTGAACCCTCAACAAGCGCGTATGAGCACGCGCGATGGCTATGGATGGGCTTTCCAGCATGGATCTGCCATGATTGAAGTCTATATTACGCAGCAAGCCCAACGGGAATACTTCCAGGTGGTGGCACCGCTGATTCACCTGCCGCTAAATAATTTGCTGCCGTTATATCGCCGCCTGCTGGAACTGAATCTATCGCTGACGAATGCTTCGCTCGGCATTTACCAGGATGTCGTCTATATCTTCAATGAGCGCCCCTTAGCTGGGCTGGATGCAAACGAAGCCGATTTCATCATCTCGCAAATCGCCGGATATGCAGATGACCTTGATAATCAACTCGTCAACGAATTTGGCGGGCGGCTGTATACACAAGCCTAGCTACTCGTCGTCTGGCTCGTCCTCATCGGGGATGTAGCCAGCATCCAATTCTGTAGGTCGATCCGGCGAAGCAGGCGTGCGCGTATCCAGGTCGCTCAAGTCCATATCCAGCATAGGGGCATCTTCCTCACGTTTGAGAAAATCTGGCAAAGGCGGCCGTGTCTGCATGCCGATCTCATCAAGTGAGCCGATGTCGAAAGAAATCGCCGGGAAGTTTGTCTCAGGCTCCGTATCATTCTCAAACGATGGTGTCGTTTCATCCTTGAATGCATGTCGATCCGTCTGATCCCTCAGGCCCAGGGGCTTGGTTGCACCAGGACCCGCATTCCCAGGGGCAGCGCTTTCAGGCAGGGGCATATCCGGCACAGGCGTCTCAGGGGCTTGTGGCGGCATGCTGCTGGCAGCAGGTTCGTCGTTTTCACCATCAGGCTCTGTGACGATGGGTTCATGTGGTGAGGACGGATCATACTCCGTAATCATCTGGTTCCCCACGCGTGAGTGCGTTTGCGGTGGTTTTTGGGGCGGCTCTAGTGATTCAGGCACATCAATCTGAACCGTAGGTGGTGGCTCGGCTTCATAATCAATATCTAGCTCAGTTGGCAGCTTGCCAATCTCGCTCTCTTCATAGGTGATGATCGCTTTATGCGGAGAAAGTGCCCTGGTATGAGGAGAACGCCGCTGAATCCCCTCTAATTCTTCTTCGCTGAAGGGCTGGATAGGCTCTGTTGCTGGGCGTAATTTGGTCGTTGCCCTATTCTCCTGATCGACACTTGGACGCTCAAGTAAGACAGCCGTCGGTGGGAGTTCTGATTTTGCCATACTGGGGACGTGTGGCTCGCGCACTTCCGGCAAATGGAAACGATCCGCTTCAAAAGTGCCCCATTCCGTA
The Phototrophicus methaneseepsis DNA segment above includes these coding regions:
- a CDS encoding DUF3048 domain-containing protein; its protein translation is MLVGKWSRWWLITLMIGIISTGSMLLMTQAQTPISIPTQTPVSTSTPVPGAIGPTDYDANINPLTGLAVEDPSVLQRRPIIVKVSNSPALVRPQSGIGEADIAFEHYTEAGVTRFSGVFYSHTPQRVGSIRSARLIDYELVPMYQGLLAFAGASIGVDKRIYGSEYVQAFMCQVSDDPEQCYANVDAVGPAGYVAPSDFAERAYKGVLYGPPYFYRDQAIPIPHNLFANLDALWQLAIEDGNDQTPELSGLAFHETPQGTPTGSGIYAQVRYRTTLVEWHYDPETGRYYRSSDGEPHYDANTEQQISAANVIIVYAGHYLTDIVESQWEDTIHWSVQITVWPEGDAVILRDGVRYEGRWLRPTRDDLMTFQTSEGNILYLKPGNTWVQLVPLPDQMDPETEWVNIG
- a CDS encoding trypsin-like peptidase domain-containing protein, with translation MAIRIVEQGIQAIQGGQQVEGARLLRIALKEDGMDARLRATALMWLAETNEDVSFKIDCYRKAITADPDNPDVQQRLSYWLSRQLPNNQPQQPSQANYQQPTPPPTMPPGMVPPGMAPPATMPNSTVPSAQALNVGQQGTTPNQGAMPIQGQQRVVGVLGGPFGDGSGFFVTRDGLVATTRAVVGGQSRMNIDLISGHRLVGEVVRSFPEHDVALIKVNAALGQIPTVSPSPFVPESTPIVLMMHGGKGIRSQRRSTRDESTPHWFPTLVKRAEIDAGGDPIYDERNLLIGMATRNTSRTNDYIYGLHISLVFQCVEQYTYELQQTQGQRTTYCAQCGHISRAPQYSAFYCETCGSVLPASKDVTRYPQTNTDALYQENMHRPCIKCQAQVGYYDSRCLRCGHDMNEPVQSNQGWQR
- a CDS encoding YbjN domain-containing protein, coding for MFNRGRGRGASLDQHATNVERILSSIGVNPQQARMSTRDGYGWAFQHGSAMIEVYITQQAQREYFQVVAPLIHLPLNNLLPLYRRLLELNLSLTNASLGIYQDVVYIFNERPLAGLDANEADFIISQIAGYADDLDNQLVNEFGGRLYTQA